In the Streptomyces spororaveus genome, TTGACCTGCGCGGTCGGCTGATCGAGACACTCAACGACTTCTGGGACGCGGTGAGCGAGCCGTGCGGACTGCCGGCGTGGTTCGGACGGAACCTGGACGCGTGGTCGGACACGATCGAGACCCGGGGCATCTCGGAGGTGATCGACAGCCACGACATCCTGATCGTGCATGTCGACCAGCAGGGTCTCTTCGACGGGGACCGGCAGGATGCCAACATCTTGGCCGGCACGTTTGACGGGGAGCAGAACCAGCTCGTGGTCCATAGGCTGGCCTGACGCGGGCGACAGATGAAGCAGGGAGCTGAGCTGTCCCGTTCTTGCTCGCTGCAAATCGATGGCCCTCTACGATCCGGTGCATGCTGGATCCCGAGCTGCTGGAACGGATCACCGCACGGCGTGCGGAACTGGACGAACTCGAAGAACTACTGACCAAACAGCTCGCGGAAGTGCGGGCCGAGCGGGACGAACTCGCTGTCGCTGAACGTGTCCTTGAACGGATGACCGGGCAGCTCGCCGAGGAACGTGCCTCCGCCAGGCCAATGGCCGGGCAGGTGGGCGGCCGGGCGGTGATGTTGATCCCACACCGCGAACCGGGCGTGGAGGAGGACGCGCTCCCGTGGGACTACCAGCGCATCATCGCCGCCGTGCGGCAGGCCGCCGGACCGGTCATGGCCCGCGAGGTCGGCGAAGCAGTGGGGGTGGACATCAGCGTGAAAGCCAAGCTGGAACCGCTACGCAGCAAGCTGGTCAGACTCGTCGACCGCGGTTGGCTGCGCAAACTGCCCAACGGGCGCTTCACCGCCCGCCTGTGCCGAGTAGCCGAGGGGAATCTCACCCCTCGGCTCTCACAGAACCGTGCGTAAAAGTCGCCCTTTACACGGCTCTTGTCGTCCTGGTCATCAGACCGTTACGGCACCTGCGGTCAGCCGCCAATGGGCGAACATGCGGGGGTATCGCCGGGCGATCTCCTGCATCTTCGCGATGGCCTTCCGCTTGGCCGCGAGCCGTTTGTACTTCTGGCGGATCCAGCGCACCAGGTAGGCGTTGATGCGCATCATGAGGGGCTGCAGTTCCCACGGCCTGAAGCGGCTGTAGTAGTTGAGCCAGCCCGCCACCACAGGGTTAATCCTGCGGGCGAGCTCCTGGAAGGACAGTTCCGAGCGGGTGTGCAGGTGCCAGGACCGCAGCTCCCGCCCCATCTTTTTCAGAGCGTCCTTGCTGACCGCCGGGTCGAATCCCAGGAACAGGTTCCCGTACCGACTCCGGTTCCTCCTGGCGTGGAACGTGTACCCGAGGAAGGTAAACGAGGTGTGCTCGTAAGCGCCACGTCGGTGACCGTCCTTGCAGTAGATGATCCGGGTCTTGTCCGGGTGCAGCTGCAACCCGACTTCGACCATCCTGTCCGTGAGCGCAGCCAGCACCTGGCGGGCCTGGCGCTCGGAAACACTGTCAAGCCCCGGGTTTGATGGAGACTTCGTTAGCTGGTTTTCTGGAGTGACGTAGGGGGTTCGACCACGAGGTAGTGGGCGGCCTCGTGTTCGGCGGGGGTGATGTGGCCGAGTTCGCCGTGGAGACGGCGCTGGTTGAACCAGTCGATGTACTCGGCGACCGCGATCTCGACGTCGTTGATGCCGGTCCACGGACCCTTGTTGCGGATCAGCTCGGCCTTGAACAAGCTGTTGAACGCCTCGGCCAGGGCGTTGTCGTATGAATCGCCCTTGGACCCGACCGAGGCCACTGCGGCCTCCTGCTCGAGGCGTTCGGTGTAGCGCAGAGCCCGGTATTGGACGCCTCGGTCCGAGTGGTGGGTGAGGCCGGCGAGGTCGGCGCCTGTGCGCCGGCGGCGCCAGATGGCCATCTCCAGGGCATCGAGCGCGAGGTCGGTGTAGAGGCTGGTGGCGACCTGCCAGCCGACGACCATGCGGGAGAAGACATCAATGACGAAGGCGGCATAGACCCAGCCGGAGAACGTTCTGATGTAGGTGATGTCGGCGACCCACAGCTGGTTCGGCGCATCCGCGGTGAACTGCCGCTCGACCAGGTCGGCGGGCCGGCCGGTCTCGGGTGCGGGGCGGGTGGTGCGCGGGCTCTTGGCCCGGATCACCCCGCGCAGACCGGCCGCGCGCATGAGGCGCTCGACCGTGCAGCGGGCCACCTCGAATCCCTCACGCAGGAGGGCGGCGTGGACCTTGCGGGCCCCGTAGACACCGTAGTTCTCGAGGTGGATGCGGCGTATCTCCCGGGTGAGCTCCTCGTCGCGCAGGCTGCGGGCCGAGGGCGGACGGCCCGCGGCGGCGTAGTAGGTGCTCGGCGCGATCGGCGCGTCCGTCTCGGCGAGGACGTCACAGATCGGCTGGACGCCGAACAGGTTCTTGTGCCGGTCGATATAGGCGACCTTCATCGCAGTGGACGGTCCAGCTCCGCGGCGAAGAAAGCCGACGCGGACTTGAGTATCGCGTTCGCCCGCCGCAGCTCCTTCACCTCCCGTTCCAGCTCCGCGATCCGGGCGGCCTCTGCGCTGGTGGTTCCGGGCACGAGTCCTTCGTCGGTCTCGGCGCGCTTGATCCAGCCGCGCAGGGCCTCGGGGTGCACATCGAGCTGGTCGGCGATCCGCTTGATCGTACCGGCCCTGCCGGCCGGGTCCTTACGGGCTTCGACCGCCAGACGCGTCGCACGCTCACGCAGTTCGTCGGGGTATCTACGGGGAGCAGCCATAAACGGCATCCTTCCGGGTCTTCGATGTCTCCATCAAACCCGGGGCGGTTCACTCCGCCGCTGCGAGCGGGTACTCAAAGCGTGGTCTGCCCATAGGACGACCAGGAATACTCAAGGGTTCACTCTCGTCGAAGTCCGCGATCCCAGCGGCTTGCGGGTGATGGCCTACCCTGCCCGGACGAAGTCGCACGGCTTGAAATCATCGCCCGCTACTATTTGTGATTCCCTCCTACACCCACGTTTATGGAGGCCAGCCATGGCCCGAAGGTCAGAAAGCGGTCTGCCGGATATGACCTCCGGCCGAGGGCGACGGGGCCAGAGTGCTGGTCGACCGAGCCTGGTCCCGAGGGCTGACCAAGCAGGAGCCTCACACCCCGATGAGTGGTGCAAGCGGGTCGCACCCCGGGGCCCTCACCGATGTCGTGCACGCTCCATGTCCACCCGCGTCCCCCGCATCGGGGTCCCCTCGCGGTTGAGCAGCTCTGGTGCCTGTCCGTCGTGGCAGGCGGCCGGTGTTCCGTCGGCGTGGACGACACGCCACCACGGCACGCCGTCGTCGAGCAGACTCATCGCCCGTCCTACCTGCCGTGCGGTCGTACCGATCCGCGTGGCGATGTCACCGTAGGAGGCAGCGGACCCAGCGGGGATGGTGATGACCACCTCACGGACTTCCTCGATGATGCTCATGGTGGCCTCAGGGGTGCGCCGGATAGGTCAGGTGCCCGTTGTGGACCTGCGCGTTCTTGTTCAGGACCGCTGGCTTCGTCGTCGTGGACGACATGATGTCCACGACCTCGGCTCCTTTGACGATCAGCGCATCGGTGATCAGTCGGCGGTGACAGCGCCACGGCACCGCCTCGCTACACATGATCGCCGGCCGTTCGTGGTGGGCCAGTTCGAGCAATTCGTCCAGCCCCTCATTGAAGGCATCGCCTGCCATGTAGTCGGCGTAGTCACGGAAGGCTTTGACCCGCCAGGCACCGTTCACGCTCGGAACGCCCTTGGGGGTGTGCCGCCGGCCGCCCAGCTTCGGGATCCACCGGTATCCGATATCAGGAGGGAGGGCGTCAATGACCGCGTTCTGGTCCCATTGCGGAAACTTCCTCGACGAGGGAAACGACCGCACATCGACCAGGCAGGTGATCTCATTGCTCCGCAACATCTCCAGCACTTCCTCGAAGTCGCGCGTCGAATGCCCCACCGTACAG is a window encoding:
- a CDS encoding MGMT family protein, translating into MSIIEEVREVVITIPAGSAASYGDIATRIGTTARQVGRAMSLLDDGVPWWRVVHADGTPAACHDGQAPELLNREGTPMRGTRVDMERARHR
- a CDS encoding group II intron maturase-specific domain-containing protein, translating into MLAALTDRMVEVGLQLHPDKTRIIYCKDGHRRGAYEHTSFTFLGYTFHARRNRSRYGNLFLGFDPAVSKDALKKMGRELRSWHLHTRSELSFQELARRINPVVAGWLNYYSRFRPWELQPLMMRINAYLVRWIRQKYKRLAAKRKAIAKMQEIARRYPRMFAHWRLTAGAVTV
- a CDS encoding DUF488 domain-containing protein, with the protein product MTNRICTVGHSTRDFEEVLEMLRSNEITCLVDVRSFPSSRKFPQWDQNAVIDALPPDIGYRWIPKLGGRRHTPKGVPSVNGAWRVKAFRDYADYMAGDAFNEGLDELLELAHHERPAIMCSEAVPWRCHRRLITDALIVKGAEVVDIMSSTTTKPAVLNKNAQVHNGHLTYPAHP
- a CDS encoding IS3 family transposase (programmed frameshift) — encoded protein: MAAPRRYPDELRERATRLAVEARKDPAGRAGTIKRIADQLDVHPEALRGWIKRAETDEGLVPGTTSAEAARIAELEREVKELRRANAILKSASGFLRRGAGPSTAMKVAYIDRHKNLFGVQPICDVLAETDAPIAPSTYYAAAGRPPSARSLRDEELTREIRRIHLENYGVYGARKVHAALLREGFEVARCTVERLMRAAGLRGVIRAKSPRTTRPAPETGRPADLVERQFTADAPNQLWVADITYIRTFSGWVYAAFVIDVFSRMVVGWQVATSLYTDLALDALEMAIWRRRRTGADLAGLTHHSDRGVQYRALRYTERLEQEAAVASVGSKGDSYDNALAEAFNSLFKAELIRNKGPWTGINDVEIAVAEYIDWFNQRRLHGELGHITPAEHEAAHYLVVEPPTSLQKTS
- a CDS encoding barstar family protein, whose product is MTDSELIIDLRGRLIETLNDFWDAVSEPCGLPAWFGRNLDAWSDTIETRGISEVIDSHDILIVHVDQQGLFDGDRQDANILAGTFDGEQNQLVVHRLA